In the genome of Phacochoerus africanus isolate WHEZ1 chromosome 10, ROS_Pafr_v1, whole genome shotgun sequence, one region contains:
- the NPY1R gene encoding neuropeptide Y receptor type 1 translates to MNSTLSSQVENHSIYYNFSEKNSQFLAFENDDCHLPLAMIFTLALAYGAVIILGVSGNLALIIIILKQKEMRNVTNILIVNLSFSDLLVAIMCLPFTFVYTLMDHWVFGEVMCKLNPFVQCVSITVSIFSLVLIAVERHQLIINPRGWRPSNRHAYVGIAVIWFLAVASSLPFLIYQVLTDEPFQNVTLDAFKDKYVCFDKFPSDSHRLSYTTLLLVLQYFGPLCFIFICYFKIYIRLKRRNNMMDKMRDNKYRSSETKRINVMLLSIVVAFAVCWLPLTIFNTVFDWNHQIIATCNHNLLFLLCHLTAMISTCINPIFYGFLNKNFQRDLQFFFNFCDFRSRDDDYEVIAMSTMHTDVSKTSLKQASPVALKKIHSDDNEKI, encoded by the exons ATGAATTCAACATTATCTTCTCAGGTGGAAAACCATTCAATCTACTATAACTTTTCAGAGAAGAATTCCCAGTTTTTGGCTTTTGAAAATGATGATTGTCATCTTCCCTTGGCCATGATATTCACATTAGCTCTTGCTTATGGAGCTGTCATCATTCTTGGGGTCTCTGGAAACCTGGCCTTGATCATCATCATCTTGAAACAGAAGGAGATGAGAAATGTCACCAACATCTTGATTGTGAATCTTTCCTTCTCAGACCTGCTTGTTGCCATCATGTGTCTCCCCTTCACATTTGTCTACACGCTGATGGACCACTGGGTATTTGGCGAGGTGATGTGCAAATTGAACCCATTTGTGCAGTGTGTTTCCATCACTGTGTCCATTTTCTCTTTGGTCCTCATTGCTGTGGAACGGCATCAGCTGATCATCAACCCTCGGGGCTGGAGGCCGAGTAATAGACACGCTTATGTAGGTATTGCTGTCATTTGGTTCCTGGCTGTGGCTTCCTCTCTGCCCTTCCTGATCTACCAGGTATTGACTGATGAGCCCTTCCAGAATGTGACGCTGGATGCGTTCAAGGACAAGTACGTCTGCTTTGACAAATTTCCGTCAGACTCTCATCGGCTATCTTATACCACTCTCCTCTTGGTGCTGCAGTATTTTGGAccactttgttttatatttatttgctaCTTTAAG aTCTACATAcgcttaaaaagaagaaacaacatgATGGACAAAATGAGAGACAATAAATACAGGTCCAGTGAAACCAAAAGAATCAATGTCATGCTGCTGTCCATCGTGGTGGCCTTTGCAGTCTGCTGGCTGCCTCTCACCATCTTCAATACCGTGTTTGATTGGAATCATCAGATCATTGCCACATGTAACCATAACCTCTTGTTCCTGCTCTGCCACCTCACAGCCATGATTTCCACCTGCATCAACCCCATCTTTTACGGCTTTCTGAACAAAAACTTCCAGAGAGACCTGCAGTTCTTCTTTAACTTTTGTGATTTCCGGTCTCGGGACGATGACTATGAGGTGATTGCCATGTCTACCATGCACACCGATGTCTCTAAGACATCTCTGAAGCAAGCAAGCCCAGTCGCACTGAAAAAGATCCACAGTGATGATAATGAAAAGATCTGA